ATCATTGGCCGGGCGACTCATGAAGATGATCAATCAGCCTACTAATCAACAACTTTCATCCAGAGAACTTGAAGTGCTTCGGTTGGTCGCACATGGACTCACCAACTCCGAAATCGGGGCTGACCTGTATATCAGCGAAGCAACAGTGAAAACTCACTTACAGCGGGTCTGCAGCAAGCTCGGTGTGGTGGGCCGTGCCGCTGCGGCCGCGACCGCCATCAGTAGAGGGTTGGTAACTCTGGAGGAATAGGCAATTAAGCATTCTCCTGAAAAGGTTGGCGTGGAATAACATTGCCTAGTCAGGTACTGAACCCCCGGCCGGGTTGCAAACTGGCCCATCCTGGCCCCACGCCTCGGTATCGCCTGGTTGCCGCCGATGCCACGGTTTCTACGGTTCTTCGGTTGCATTGGGTCCGCTTGGGGCTCAGATAGCGACTGACCGGCATCCCGCGTCAGGATCGTGGTGACTGAAAGCCCTTGGCGTTGTTAAGCACCGCGAGTTCGTGGATTCTGTCTTTTTGCAGATCCCCTGTGCTCTTCTGGCGGCCCACCATGACCGGGCCGCCCCGCCTAAGGGCCCTATGTTGACGAGTGCAGCTCTTGGCACCGGGGCGCTTTCGAGGGCGGCTGCGGCTGACGATCAGTACGAGGAGTCCGCCTCCGACAATCATGTAACCCGATGCGCGACGGGCCAGAAGATGAAGCTCACGTTGTGGTTGCTGCCAGGGTGCCGACGACAGCATCAGGGGAATCGCCAGCATCATGGTCGGCCAGATATGACGCCATGAGCCGCGCAGCCCTTCTCTTCATGTCGCCCGTGGCCGCGATCGAGATCAGACGTGTCTGCTGACACGGCTCGTCCCAGGCAGGCATTCGTCCGCGTCCACCGTGGTTGCCGCACCGATACATGGAATCCGCCCTTGAAATCTATAGATTAGCTAAAAAAATATTTGATACTTAACTGTAGTTCCATTCTGTCTATGTGATCGCACGGAACTTCGTGCTGACATCGCAAGTTATACATGGCGCATGCGAGTCCAACGTCCACCAAACGGTTGACAGGTAGTCCACCTTCTGGTGAGTGTCAAAGTCGGTCAAGAGGACGATTGCACAGACGCGGTCAGGCTTGTTACATTATGTAGCGGTTTATAGATCCCGTCTTTTGTCCAACGTAGACATACTTAATGTATCCCTATGAAATCGACTAATGACCACGGTGAAAGTTAATTCCGAGCTTCCCGCAATGTTTATGTGGGAAGTAGTCACAAATCCGTCCTATTGGTACATAAGTTCAAGCGGTTTCGTGCCACGCGTAGGAAACCGATTTTGGGTTGACTGTTTGCCTTTGCTGGGTACCCAATATTCGGGGTTGCACGAAGGTGAAGTCACGGCAGTGGAGCCGGAGCTACTACTGGAACTGGCCGTGCGCACATACGCTGGCAGAGGACAACATCAGCATTGGAATGTCAAGTGCAAGTTAATATCTCATGGTAGTGGGACTCTCGTTGAGGCCGTGGTAGGCGGGTTAGATACCCGCCGCCGTGAGCACCGCATTCTCTTACGCGTCGTTGAAAAGATTGTTGAGTTGAGCCTGCCGCGGCATCACGGCGATTTCCCTGGATGACGCCCCGCGATAGCGCGGAGCATTCCGTGCGCGTCATCACGCGAACTACGTTCTGTTTTCTTCTGAACTAATTACAAAGGTGTTCTTTTCAGGAAGCTTCCCATTCTCCGTTGGAGCTCCTGTGAGGTTCATTACTGAACCAGAAAATCTGTTTTGTCGCGCACGCCGCAGTCTGGGCAATTCCAATCGACTGGAATATCGGCCCACGGGGTTCCGGGTGGAAATCCTTCACGCGGATGACCAGTGGTTTCGTTATACCGATACCCGCATTCGGGGCACTGGGCGCCTGCCATCTGGATCCTCCTTCACTCCGGGCTGGACCGCTCTGTCGGTCATGCCTCGCAGAAAGTGTGTATTGCCGATCGAGTATGAGCAATCTATATTTAGTAGCTGGTATGGCAAGTCGGGGGACTTGGAGGAGTAACGATGCGAGTAATGTCATTCGATAGCCGGGAACGGCGACCAGCCTGCGACCCCACGGGGAGCTGGCGAGATCCGAAGCGGATCTTGTGGCTACTGGGTCTTATCGTCCCGGGGCTTGTGGCTCTATCCTGGCTACTTGTCAAGATCAGCGGCGTGACCCTGTTTTGGTGGCTAGGGCCGATCTTGGTCTTCGTGATCATCCCCATCTGCGACGAGATCGCGGGCTCCGACCGTGAGAATCCGCCCGAGGCCGTCCTGGAATGGCTAGAACATGACCTGTTCTACCGAATTGCGACGTATCTTTACCTACCCAACCAGTACCTATCGCTCATCCTTGCCTGCTGGTTTTGGAGCGGCGGGGGTTGGCTGACAATGACCTGGATCGATAAGACCGGATTGATGCTGACTGTCGGAACAATCGGCGGAATCGGTATCAATACAGCCCATGAACTGGGCCACAAGCGCGTCAACACCGAGAAGTGGCTCAGTAAAATTGCTCTCGCGCAAACCGGGTACGGGCACTTTTTCATCGAGCACAACCGTGGGCATCACGCCCGGGTAGCGACGCCTGAGGATCCCGCCACTTCGAGGTTCGGCGAGAGCCTTTATAGATTCATTCCGCGGTCGGTGTCTGGCAGTCTTCGCTCCGCGTGGGCGATCGAGAGCGGTCGGTATAAGAGAATGGGCCGGTCGCGATGGTCCCTGGGCAACGACATCCTCAATGCCTGGCTTATGACAGTCGTGCTATTCGCGGTCTTGCTTCTGTGGTTTGGGCCGGTGGTTACGCCTTGGCTGATCGGCCAGGCGATCTTCGGGTTCTGTCTGCTGGAGTCAGTGAACTATCTCGAGCACTACGGGTTGCGCCGCCAAAAACTTACTGACGGTAGGTACGAGCGGGTCCGGCCATCGCACAGCTGGAACAGCAACACAGTCATTGCCAATGTCTTTCTGTTTCATCTGCAGCGACACTCGGATCATCACGCACACCCCGTACGCCGCTACCAGGTACTTCGCCATACCGAGGAGGCGCCGCAACTGCCCCGGGGCTACGGGACAATGTTGTTGTTGGCAATGTTTCCGCCTGTGTGGCGAAAGGTGATGGACCCCAGGGTCCTGCGTCACTACAACGGCAACATCGAACTCGTCGGCCTGCCCCCTCGAAGCCGGCGCTGAGTATGAGTGGAAAAAGACAGCACGACATGAACAAGGAATCACCGGCGAGCGAAGCAGCGGCGGCGCTAGCAGCGGGGCGCGATGTTGAAGCGCTGCGGCTAGCAGAGAGCGCAGTAGCTGCCCGCTCGACTGACGCTCTGGCTTGGAGAGTAATCGCCTATGCGTATGCCAACCAGGGTTCACAGCACCTAGCCATCGAGAGCGCGATGAATGCCGTCACGTATGCACCGAGTGAGCCAATCAGCTACTACACCTACGCATGGGTCTTGAGTAATGCCTGCAAGTACCGCATAGCGCACGATGCGGTGGACCAGGCGCTGCGGCTCGACCCCAGTTTTGTTGACGCGCTGCGTTTACGGGCCGCGATTCGTCATCGGCTCGTTGACAACGAGAGGCATGCACCAGAGGTTGCCGATGGCAACGAGGGGTGAGCTGCTGATGCGGGTGACCTCCCGCAGGGCTTTCTTGGCCATGACCGCTGGTGTTGGCATCTCAGCGGTCGGACTGAGCGGTCGGCGAGAGCTGACACGCAGCCATTACCAGGCAATCGTTGTCGGCAGTGGATACGGCGGGGGCGTCAGCGCCCTACGGCTTGGACAGGCGGGTGTGCGTACGCTAGTGCTGGAGAAGGGCAGACTTTGGGACACGCCCGACGCTGACGGGAGCCGTTTCTCGAAGGTACTTCCGTGTGATAACCGAGCCGGCTGGTTCACGCCGGTAGCGCCTAGCATCGTGCCAAGTTATATGGGATTTTCCATGGCCGATGTCGCTAGACACACTC
This genomic window from Mycobacteroides chelonae contains:
- a CDS encoding rubredoxin, with protein sequence MAGAQCPECGYRYNETTGHPREGFPPGTPWADIPVDWNCPDCGVRDKTDFLVQ
- a CDS encoding alkane 1-monooxygenase, with product MRVMSFDSRERRPACDPTGSWRDPKRILWLLGLIVPGLVALSWLLVKISGVTLFWWLGPILVFVIIPICDEIAGSDRENPPEAVLEWLEHDLFYRIATYLYLPNQYLSLILACWFWSGGGWLTMTWIDKTGLMLTVGTIGGIGINTAHELGHKRVNTEKWLSKIALAQTGYGHFFIEHNRGHHARVATPEDPATSRFGESLYRFIPRSVSGSLRSAWAIESGRYKRMGRSRWSLGNDILNAWLMTVVLFAVLLLWFGPVVTPWLIGQAIFGFCLLESVNYLEHYGLRRQKLTDGRYERVRPSHSWNSNTVIANVFLFHLQRHSDHHAHPVRRYQVLRHTEEAPQLPRGYGTMLLLAMFPPVWRKVMDPRVLRHYNGNIELVGLPPRSRR